Below is a genomic region from Verrucomicrobiota bacterium.
TATCATTCGTGACGATGAAAGTCACGGTTTGCGTGGCTTCATCCGGCGGGCCGGGAGAAATATTGATCGCAAAGTTCGTCACGGTTTGCGGGCCAGCATCCTCCATCACGAATTGGCTGGTATTGCCAGCCTGGAAGTTGGCTTTACTCGCTCCGTAGTAGATAATGTTGGCGCACAGATTGTTTCCTTGCGGTTGAGGGGAGTGGAAATTAGCGGTAGTCATGCCGCCAAAGAGCACATTGCCCCGGCCCGCTTGTAGTTCTCCCAGAACAACCCGGTTCGAAACATCAGTTATCAGCGCGGTCATCGCTACCCCAGTGAGGAAGCCGTGCGAGAAATAGCCACCAGTCCAAGCTGTGCCGACTGGCGACTGCGGACCGTTAAAGATGGAATGACCGGGAATTGCGGCTGAGGCGGTGCCAGAGAAGGACGTCGCGCCGTCGTAATTCAGCGTGACGCCAAAACCAAAGTTGATATTTCCGCCCTTATTTGGGGCAGCGTTGATAAACAGGCTGCCGCCGTTGCTTACCCACCCCTGCAGCGCCCCAAGGTTGGCGGTCAGGAAGGCGTTCAGCGCATTAGCCAGCGCATCACTACCCTCCAAGAACAGAAACTTGTTGGTGGCCAGCAAGGTTTGCACGTCAACCGTTTCAAAGGTGTATCCCCGCCAGTTGCCAGGGCCGAAGGCCGTGTCCATTGCGCTTTCATTTTCTGTGTTTCCCCAAGGATTACCGACTGTGGATTTAAGGTAGGCCACCGCCATAGGCATACTACCACCTACCTGCCCGCTCAGATTGAAGTTCGGCGGGTCATTCACCGGCGTAATAGTGATGGTGAACGTGTTTGTCGTCTTGTCCATCCCGCCGTTGGCGGTGCCGCCGCTGTCCTGAGCCATGATGGTTACGGTGGCTGAGCCATTGGCATTGGTGGCAGTGGTAAAGGTCAACGAGCCGTTCAAGGCCAGCACTGGTTGCACTGAGAAGAGCGAGGGGTTGCTGACAGATAGCACCGTGAGGTTAGTCACGCTCTGGCTGCTTTCGTTGCCCGGGCCGGGCGAGGTGGTGACGAAGCCGGGCACGGTAA
It encodes:
- a CDS encoding Ig-like domain-containing protein — protein: TTAPNANGVATVTVVSQDSGGTANGGMDKTTNTFTLTITPVNDPPVITLASNNVLVLEDAGVTAVPGFVTTSPGPANESAQGVTNLAVLSVSNPSLFSVQPTLTLNGTLTFTTASNANGVATVTIMAQDNGGTANGGTDTATNTFTLTVIPVNDPPVITLASNNVTVLEDAGVVTVPGFVTTSPGPGNESSQSVTNLTVLSVSNPSLFSVQPVLALNGSLTFTTATNANGSATVTIMAQDSGGTANGGMDKTTNTFTITITPVNDPPNFNLSGQVGGSMPMAVAYLKSTVGNPWGNTENESAMDTAFGPGNWRGYTFETVDVQTLLATNKFLFLEGSDALANALNAFLTANLGALQGWVSNGGSLFINAAPNKGGNINFGFGVTLNYDGATSFSGTASAAIPGHSIFNGPQSPVGTAWTGGYFSHGFLTGVAMTALITDVSNRVVLGELQAGRGNVLFGGMTTANFHSPQPQGNNLCANIIYYGASKANFQAGNTSQFVMEDAGPQTVTNFAINISPGPPDEATQTVTFIVTND